AAAGACCCGGCGGCTAACTCGCGTTAGCTGCAGGGCAAAAAAAAGGAACCGGAGCCCGCCGCACCCACCAGGCACGGCGGTCGTCATCGACTCATGTCCACAGCGCAGAGCCGAGCCTGCCGCGCAGGCGCGCCAGCAGCGGGGCAGCCATCGGTACCGTCAGCATCGTGCTGCCCACGGCCATCAGCAGCAGCGCGGTGAAGGCATCTGCGGTGATCACCTGGCGGTCGAGCAGGATGTTGGCGAAGATGATCATGATCAGCGCCTTGGTCTGCAGCAGCCAGCCCACCAGCCTGGCCTCGGCGCTGCTCCAGCCGAGCACATGGCCGGCCAGGCGCACACCCAGCAGCTTGCCGCCCACCGAAGCCACCAGCAGCACCAGCGCGGCGATCAGCACGTCGGCGCCCTGTACCGACCAATGCGTGCGCAGGCCGGTGGACAGGAAGAAGACCGGCATCAGCAGCATCAGCACATGGTGGCGCAGCGTGTCCATCGCCGCACGGTCGAACAGATCGGCATCGAGCACCGCGCCGGCCAGGAAGGCGCCGACCATGTAGTGCAGGCCGGCCCAGTCGGCCGCAAGAGCGCAGACCGCCAGCCAGACCGGCGCGAGGTACCAGCGGTCTTGTTCGGCAACGCACCGCATCAGCACGCGCATGGCCCAGGCGAGCAGGCCGAAGCCCAGAAGGAAAGCGGCCTGGTGGCCCATGCGCTGCCAGTCCATCAGGATCAGCGCCATCACCGCCCAGATCAGGATGTCGTCGAGGCTGGCATAACGCAGGATGCGCTGCCCCATTGGCTCACGCAGCAGGCTCAGGCGCTCGAGGAACAGCACCAGGATGGGCAGCGCCGTCACCGCGCAGGCCATGCCCACGCCGACGACGAACTGCCAGGGCAGCGCGGCCGGCCCGATCCAGCCGCTGGTCATCAGCCCTCCGCAGGCCGCCACGCCACCGGCGAGCAGCGGCACACCCAGCGCCAACGCCGCGGTCGTGCCGGTCTCACGGCGATGCCGCCAGGCCGCGCCCAGGTCCAGTTCGATCCCGGCGATGAAGACGAACAGCATGACCGCCCACCAGGCCACACCGTTGAGCGCCTGGATCACCGGCGGCGTGAACACGACGGCATGCAGATCCGGCCACCACTGGCCGAGTACACCGGGACCGAGCGCGATGCCGGCTAGGATCTGCACCACCACCAGCGGCGCCCAGGCATCGATGTCGGCCAGGCGCCAGACCAGGTAGGGCAGCGCAAAGACCACGGTCATCGCGACGAGAAAGGCTTCGGCGGTGTTCATGCGACCGGTCCGGGTGAGATCTCAGTTGCGGCTGGCGTGGATGCCCCACAGCCGCGCCAGGTCAGCGACACCCTCGCCGCCGCGAACGGCCTTGAAGGTCTCGACGGCCTTGGGCTTGCTGCCGCCTTGGAAATAAGCCACGGCCAGGTGCAGACGGGCGTCCTCCGGCCGCTTCAGACCGCCCTTGGCGACACCGTGCTCGAGTAGCTCGATGCCCTTGTCGTAACGGCCCGCGCTGACCAGCGCCTGGCCCATGTTGACCAGGGCCTCCCCGGTGCGGCCGACCACCTCGACACGCAGCGCCTTCTCGTCCTCGGCGGCCTGCCGGTTGACGAGTTCGCGCAGTCGCTTGTGGCGCTCGGCCTCGGCACCGCTGCCGAACTTGCCGGCCGCGTAACCCAGGTCGACGACCCGCTTGGCCTCGAAAGGCAATGCAGCCTGCAGCGCCAGCTGCGCCATCTCGAAATACTGCTCGGTGCTATCGAGCGTGCCGGTCGCCAGCCGCAGGCGGTAGAGATCGAGCATCAGGCGGTCGCTGAAGGCAGCGCTGTTCTGCAACCGCGTCAGGCGGTCTTCCCAGTAGTCCTTCTTGGGGTGGTGCACCAGCAGCTTCTCGAGCGTGTTGGCATAACCGGCATCGTCGCCGAGCTTGGCGTAGCTGGCCGCCAGCATGCGCAGCGTCGTCTCGTCGACCACCGGGACCGATTGTTCGACCGCCTGCACACGCTGCTGCATGTCGCGGATCACGCCGGCATGGTCGCCGCTGAGGTAGTGCGCGCTGGTCATCAGGTTGCGCATCGGCTCGCTTTTCCCGCCCTCCTTGAAGTAGCGCTGCGCCACCTCGATCGCCTTGGCGTAGTCCTTGGTCCGGTAGGCCGACGACGCCAGGGCTTCGAGGATGGCCAGCGCCTCGGCCGGCTGCAGCCGGCCGCTGGCGAGCGCGGCCTCGAAAGAACGGCTCGCGACGACCTCGTCACCGGCGCCGGCGGCCGCGCTGCCACGCATGCGATCGAGGATGAACCGTTCGTAAGCGGTCGGGTTGGGCGCCGCATCGGCCTCACGCACCTTGGCGAGCGCCTCGCGGAACTTGCCGGCCTTCATCAGCTCCTGCGCGCCCTGCAGCGACTTGCCGATCTCGGCGCGCACGGACTCCTGCGCCGGGGCCGGGGTCTGGGCTGGCGCGTAGCCCGCAGCCACCCCCAGCAGCAGCGCCGCAAACCAGGCACGTGTGTGTGTCTTCATCGCGTTCTTCTTCACTTGACGAACTGCTCGTTGCCGACCATGCCCAGCTTCTTCAGCCCGAGCCGCTGCGCCGAGGCCATCACCGCGGCGACATGCTCGTAATGCACCAGCTTGTTCGGTCGCAGGTGAATCTCGGGCTGCACCGGCTGGGCCGCCTTCTCGCGCATGTGCGCCTCGAGGCGGGCCCGGTCGGGCATGGCCTCGCCATTCCAGTAGACGGTGCCGTCGAAGTCGACGTCAATGCGCACGATCTCGGGTTCGCTGGTGGCCGGCGGTGCCTTGCCCGAGGGCAGGTTCAGGTCCACCGAATGCAGCTGGATCGGGATCGTGATGATCAGCATCACCAGCAGCACCAGCATCACGTCGATCAACGGTGTGGTGTTCATCTCGCCGATGGCCTGGGGGCGCGACTTCTTCTTGCCCGACCCGGCCGCAGCCATGCTCATGCCCATGTATGTCCCCTCATTGCCGCGGCGGCGGCTCTGTCACGAAAGCGACCTTGGCGATGCCGGCACGCTGCGCGGCGAACACGACCCGACCGACGGCCTCGTACCTGCTGCCACCGTCGCCACGGATGTGCAGCTCCGGCTGCGGCACCTTCACCGACTCGGTCTTGAGCCGGTCGAGAAAGGCCGCGACGCTGGGGATGTGCAGGTCGTTCCAGTAGATCTCGCCGTCCTTGTCGACCGACACGACGATGTTTTCCGGCTTGCTGGTGCGGGGCTGGTTGGTTTCCTTCGGCAGCCGCACGTTGATCGAGGTCACCGCCACCGGGATCGTGATCAGGAAGATGATCAGCAGCACCAGCATCACGTCGACCAACGGTGTCGTGTTGATCTCCGAGTTGACCTTCTTGCCGGGAGCGCCCCCGGCACCGACGCTCATGCCCATCGCCGGCTCCTCAGGCGCGCGCTGCGGAAGCCAGCAGGGTGGCGCGCAGCTTCGAACCGAAGGTCGTCACGTAATGCAGCGCGGTGCTGTTGCGGCCGACCAGCCAGTTGTAGCCCAGCACCGCCGGCACCGCGACGGCCAGGCCGATCGCAGTCATGATCAGCGCCTCGCCCACCGGGCCCGCCACCTTGTCGATCGACGCCTGGCCGGCCACGCCGATCGCGGTCAGCGCGTTCAAGATGCCCCAGACCGTGCCGAACAGGCCGATGAAGGGCGAGGTCGACCCGACGGTGGCGAGAAAGGCCAGTCCCTTCTGCAGGCGGTGTTCGACCTCCTCGCCGGCCTCTTCGAGCGAGGTCGTGATCCACGAACCGAGGTCGACCCCGGCAAGCACGCCGTCATGCTTCTGGCTCGCTTCGAGCGCGGTGTCTGCGATGAAGCGGAAAGCCCCGTCCTTGGCCAGGCTGTCGGAACCCTGGCGCAGCGTGCCAGCAGTCCAGAAGCGCGAACCGGCGCCAACCGACTTGGCCTCGCGCAGCAGCTTGCGCTGCTCGAGCGCCTTGGTCACCAGCAGATACCAGGTGCCCAGCGACATGATCATCAGAAGGCCCAGCACGCCCTTGGCGACCATGTCCCCGTGTTCGATCATGGCCTTGAGGCCATAGGGGTTCTCGGCGGCTTCGTCGGACGGCTTGGCCGTCTCGACCTGAGGTACCGCGGTGGTCGCCGCTGCGGCCTCGGTGGGTGCGGCTGCCTGGGCCTGCGCCGTGCCGACGGCACCGAAGGCGAGGCCAGCGGCCAGCAACAGCGCGGCGGGAATGCGGATCAATCGTTGCGTGAGAGACATGTCTCTTCCTTCGTGATGAGAGGATGGATGGAGGTGGATCGGCGTTCGCGATGCCGACGCCAATGAGCGATCAGCTGGACTTGTAGACAAACGGCACCTGGACCGTGACATCGCGTCCCTGACCCTTGCACTTGTATTCGGACACGATGCGCACGCTGCCCTTGGCGAAGCTGGGGTGCGACGCGCTGACCACCTTGATGTCCTTGACCTCGCCATTGGCCGCAAGGGTGAACTGGACCAGCGCCGTGCCTTCCTCGAGACCGAGGCGGGTCGCTTCGCGCGGGAAACCCGCATCGCCCATCACCTGCGCGTAGTTGGAGCAGGCCACCGACGCCGACACGGGTGCCGGCGCAGGTGCCGGCACTGGCGCAGGTGCAGGCGGTGCGGCCGGCGCCGGTGCTGCGCGCACCGGCTCGGGCGGTGCGGGTGGCGGCGTTTCGGCCACTGTCGCGGTGATCGTGGGCTGCGGCTGCGGCGGCGCCTGCACCTGCACCTCCGGCGGCGGCACATAGGCCGGCGGCGGCGGCGTGAACTTCGGCGGCGGCGGCATCTCGATCACCTTGGGTGGTGGCGGCGGCGGCTTGACCTCCTCGATGAGCTGGGTCTCGATGGGCTCGCTGATGACCTTCATCACCTGCCGCCCCAGCCCATTGGCCAAGGCCCACACCAGGGCGACATGGAAGACGACCGCGATGCCCATGCCCACGGTCTTGCGGGTCGGATTCGTATCAGGTTGGACAAAACTCATGTTCCGGGCTCCGTAGACCAGGGCTCACAGGTCGTGACGTCGGCCACAGCAACAGCCGACGCTGCAACTGCGGACCGCAGGCCGACCGAACACCCGACCCACCAGGGCCCGGGCATACAAGTAGGTATTGAAATCGGACCGGCTCAGCTGATCCAGCGGAACGCGGCCGGCGGCATTGCAAAGGAACGCGAGCCCGCGGTTCGAGGACTGCAGCGGCCGGAACTCGAGCCGGTAACCGCCACAGGGATTCGACGCACTCGACGACACGGTCATGAAACAGCTCCTCGATCGACCGGTTCTGCGGAACGCGTCAGCTGGGCTGAAGCGCGGGGCTCGTTGCTCTGCGATGACGTGATTCCGCAGAATCCGCAATCGATTGCGGAGATGGAAAACCCTAACGCGAGTTAGTAACATCAAATGCACTCAAACATCCGCTTTGAAGCGATCATTCGGCACGTTCAGTATCCAACGTTCACAAAGGTCCGGGTCCTGTTCGAGCCATCACCCATCACACCTGCATCCCGGCAGACCGGCAGCCCGGCGCCGTTCCCGACATGGACCGACGACGCGCCAAAGCGCCCCCCGCAGCCCCTGCCCTGCTAACTCCGGGTGACCGGCCTCAGATGGCCGACATCGCGCGCCTGGT
This portion of the Leptothrix cholodnii SP-6 genome encodes:
- a CDS encoding cation:proton antiporter encodes the protein MNTAEAFLVAMTVVFALPYLVWRLADIDAWAPLVVVQILAGIALGPGVLGQWWPDLHAVVFTPPVIQALNGVAWWAVMLFVFIAGIELDLGAAWRHRRETGTTAALALGVPLLAGGVAACGGLMTSGWIGPAALPWQFVVGVGMACAVTALPILVLFLERLSLLREPMGQRILRYASLDDILIWAVMALILMDWQRMGHQAAFLLGFGLLAWAMRVLMRCVAEQDRWYLAPVWLAVCALAADWAGLHYMVGAFLAGAVLDADLFDRAAMDTLRHHVLMLLMPVFFLSTGLRTHWSVQGADVLIAALVLLVASVGGKLLGVRLAGHVLGWSSAEARLVGWLLQTKALIMIIFANILLDRQVITADAFTALLLMAVGSTMLTVPMAAPLLARLRGRLGSALWT
- a CDS encoding energy transducer TonB, which translates into the protein MSFVQPDTNPTRKTVGMGIAVVFHVALVWALANGLGRQVMKVISEPIETQLIEEVKPPPPPPKVIEMPPPPKFTPPPPAYVPPPEVQVQAPPQPQPTITATVAETPPPAPPEPVRAAPAPAAPPAPAPVPAPAPAPVSASVACSNYAQVMGDAGFPREATRLGLEEGTALVQFTLAANGEVKDIKVVSASHPSFAKGSVRIVSEYKCKGQGRDVTVQVPFVYKSS
- a CDS encoding ExbD/TolR family protein, with the translated sequence MGMSMAAAGSGKKKSRPQAIGEMNTTPLIDVMLVLLVMLIITIPIQLHSVDLNLPSGKAPPATSEPEIVRIDVDFDGTVYWNGEAMPDRARLEAHMREKAAQPVQPEIHLRPNKLVHYEHVAAVMASAQRLGLKKLGMVGNEQFVK
- a CDS encoding tetratricopeptide repeat protein, producing MKTHTRAWFAALLLGVAAGYAPAQTPAPAQESVRAEIGKSLQGAQELMKAGKFREALAKVREADAAPNPTAYERFILDRMRGSAAAGAGDEVVASRSFEAALASGRLQPAEALAILEALASSAYRTKDYAKAIEVAQRYFKEGGKSEPMRNLMTSAHYLSGDHAGVIRDMQQRVQAVEQSVPVVDETTLRMLAASYAKLGDDAGYANTLEKLLVHHPKKDYWEDRLTRLQNSAAFSDRLMLDLYRLRLATGTLDSTEQYFEMAQLALQAALPFEAKRVVDLGYAAGKFGSGAEAERHKRLRELVNRQAAEDEKALRVEVVGRTGEALVNMGQALVSAGRYDKGIELLEHGVAKGGLKRPEDARLHLAVAYFQGGSKPKAVETFKAVRGGEGVADLARLWGIHASRN
- a CDS encoding ExbD/TolR family protein; this encodes MGMSVGAGGAPGKKVNSEINTTPLVDVMLVLLIIFLITIPVAVTSINVRLPKETNQPRTSKPENIVVSVDKDGEIYWNDLHIPSVAAFLDRLKTESVKVPQPELHIRGDGGSRYEAVGRVVFAAQRAGIAKVAFVTEPPPRQ
- a CDS encoding MotA/TolQ/ExbB proton channel family protein; the protein is MSLTQRLIRIPAALLLAAGLAFGAVGTAQAQAAAPTEAAAATTAVPQVETAKPSDEAAENPYGLKAMIEHGDMVAKGVLGLLMIMSLGTWYLLVTKALEQRKLLREAKSVGAGSRFWTAGTLRQGSDSLAKDGAFRFIADTALEASQKHDGVLAGVDLGSWITTSLEEAGEEVEHRLQKGLAFLATVGSTSPFIGLFGTVWGILNALTAIGVAGQASIDKVAGPVGEALIMTAIGLAVAVPAVLGYNWLVGRNSTALHYVTTFGSKLRATLLASAARA